From Lucilia cuprina isolate Lc7/37 chromosome 4, ASM2204524v1, whole genome shotgun sequence:
AGGTGTTGGTTTGGTTTTTTGATCGATTTCGTGCATGTGATTCATCAAGTCAACTACAGTTTGATAACAAAACAGCCATATCACTATTTGAGGGCAAACTATGGATAGCCTGTATGAATAGCGCAACTTATCAATGGATATGtgcaaatataacaaaatattctctaaaatcttataaaattttaactttaaaagatTCTAAGCATTTATGTGAGGTGGTGGTGCCAGTAGTTTCGAATAGTAAAACTGCTTTGgatatttttgatttgttggaaaaacaaaataagaatatttCAACTTTAAAATGGTCGCTACAAAGTCGTCGGATCTTATTAGAATCGgataaagattttaaagaaaagtccATATCAACATTTTGTACCAACGaaatgtttcttatttttatggATACGCAAAGTAAAGaatgtttagaaaaattagattGCAAATTAAAATACTGTTTCTGGCaaatagtatttaaatttagttgaatttttatgtaattataaacaataaatgaaaaaatcttaagattaattacacatttaaaataaaaaaatgaaataaatgaatttatataaatatgtttgtaatgaGTTTAATTTAgatgttttaaacaaatgattttGTGAAAATCTGTTGATTATTAACAAATCTGCATATTACACATAGATTTGTAGTACCCAACTTCTATTTGAAACTTCAATTTTCGATCAACATTCGTTAATAGCAGATACAAATACTAACAACTAATAACAACACTATACGAATCGGatcaattaaacattttattttttatacaatatacgAACAAAAAGagtatttgaaattaattttactcATAAATTACTCATGAATATCAGTCGAATCTTTACTATCGTGCTGTTAAGAACGTcgctttttttgcttttgttaatagaaaacattattaaagatttattacaaattgtttaaaaagtaatacatattaatttacaCAATCGAAATATATATCATTTTCTTTTCTAtgtgaatttgtttatttttctttattactaAAAAGCTGTATGCACATATAATAAACGTGTGAAGAAAGATTGTATTTTAATAGTTAATATgtgttttaaatagtttataacaAACTAGTGATAATAAtggtgaaaaaagtttttttttatgtatttgttaattgtttttttatgttggtATTAGTGTTTtagcaaacaatttttaagaatcagtaagaaatattgaaatattaagaaatattgaatcaattttaattttgtaatacataaatgtatttgaaataaaatgggatttaaaataaaatttgtttatgatgaTTATATTGGACCAATCCTCATAGAATTTGGTACAGACATTTctgtttatataaaacaataataacaatatataaaacaataataacaatataaataaagccTGGAAATCCACTTTTATGCAGCCTAGGTTTAACGATATTTTTCCTTGTGCAATCATATTCTCATGGTATATTTGATACATTTTAAAAGGAACTAGTTTGGGAGACCTTTCATAATGTTTAGGGAAAGAACTAAGTTTTCAAGACATacacgaaaaatataaaaaataaaagtttgtcTCAATATTTCTCTTCGACTTctaaaatcaagaaaataaacACATGTCGTTATTTTATTGCCTCTGATaactaatttcttttatttgcttTTCAGCTGATAAACCATTatcattattaagttttttttttcgaatgtatatatgtacgtgAAATGTACTTAAAATGTAATGTGTATCTTCTATaagatatttacataaaaaagtactGTTCGATTAGTTATTTTTTCATCAATCAATCATAGATAGTAaagcagaatatattttttattaaatatatttatttagaacaataagaacgacatatagttttaaaattaatacataattttgGGTCAAATGTATACTCAAAGTAAAATAGTCGAGTGAccatttgttgaaaatattctattgtCTGTTCAAAAGGGGTCAAGTTTGATTGTTAAATGGAaactgatatacatacatatacacaagtagtcatacataaataatactAATTGAATATAATAACTTGAGCTATCAATGTACATTGAAAGTTTCTATacacaatatatgtatattaaggtGGCTTTtaattgtatgtaaaaaaattttcaagaacatcatttgcttttgaaaatattttgctcTATGAACTGTTTAATAGGtgtaattaaacttttgtttgttttacttttttcaaaacgTGCAAATGCTCAAATTTAACggtacattaaaatattttaattaatataaattattgtttgtttttttgtttgttttaacaaataatcttatctatacatttaaaatttattaatacttaacacaattttgTTATCAACACCTACATAATTAATTACAGATTTAGAactaacaaataacaacaacaataataaaagtacAAACCCTTAAGCTTAAAAATTAGAACAACacgaaaagacaaaaaaatgaaTGATTCACAACAGCCAACTTGTTCTTCCTCGAAAGAGCCCTCATGGCTAGATAAGGAGtatgttaagaaaattatacaaaaatattgtaacaacGATAATGTTGTCATTAAGAATTTCACCAAAAATCCTGCCACCACCAAAGGCGAAAACTATTTTAGTGCCTTATATCTCTTAACAGTTGATTATTGCCTGGAAACGGAAGAAGAAGCgatgaaaaatgtttgtttaattttgaaaacacGTATAGAAAATGATTTAATGTCACAATTAGAGGAAGATTTTGATGTATTTGCAAGAGAGGCTCAATACTATACGGTTATAAGTGAGgaaactcaaaaacttttagatGACATCAAGGATACTACTGTATTTGGACCCaagtaagtatatatttttttataaaattgaaacaaaatatatataaaactttcttATTTTAGAGCTATTTATGTGGATGATCGTATAATTGTTATGGAAAACCTAAAACTGAAGGGTTTTTGTTTGAATGAAGTCAAGCAGGGCTTTAATTTGAATCAATGccatttaattttgcaaaaattggcTAAATTTCATGCTGTCAGTatggttttatataaaaaggtaaatttgaaatattatctATTAAAAGGTGAAAAAGGggataattgtgttaaataatCTAGTACTGAATTTAAGAAGTTTAATATTACAATcgaatgaaatttgttttcatcATTAATGAAAAGAATAGTGAATATTCTTAAAGCTAATTcaagatttgttttattttatattacagAATCCTGATATGTTTCGTTATCATTTACCCGGTAATATCTCCGAACATCCTTCGCCCATACATGAAATGTATTCGAAAGCTATAAAatcgactatagaatattgCAATAGTCAAGAtgaattaaagaaatatgttggaaaattagaaaattttagtacCACCATTATAGCAAAAATGATAAATGTCTATAGTCGTAATTTATCAGATCGTTTTCATGTTCTCAATCATGGTGATATGTGGGTGAATAATTTGATGTTTAATAACGAAGAGGAAGTAATATttgtaagtatataaaaaaacacgtttttttgttgaaatattgtttgaaaatttcattttagatTGATTTTCAAGAGGGTTTTTATGGTTCGCCTGGTATTGATtggaattatttaatatttacctCATGGCAGCCAGATgtttttcaaaatcatttagATGATTTAATAATGGTTTATCATGAATCACTCTCTGATATTTTGCATAAACTGAACTATCAACAACGTATTCCTACCGTAGATGATGTTAAAAgggaaattattaataaaggTTTTCATGGTtagtaaattaataataaatatacatatatacatatgtatttaaaatgtctaatttatttaataatatttgattttaggTTTAGCTACTGCTACTTGTTTACTGCCTATTCTAATTAA
This genomic window contains:
- the LOC111690259 gene encoding uncharacterized protein LOC111690259: MNDSQQPTCSSSKEPSWLDKEYVKKIIQKYCNNDNVVIKNFTKNPATTKGENYFSALYLLTVDYCLETEEEAMKNVCLILKTRIENDLMSQLEEDFDVFAREAQYYTVISEETQKLLDDIKDTTVFGPKAIYVDDRIIVMENLKLKGFCLNEVKQGFNLNQCHLILQKLAKFHAVSMVLYKKNPDMFRYHLPGNISEHPSPIHEMYSKAIKSTIEYCNSQDELKKYVGKLENFSTTIIAKMINVYSRNLSDRFHVLNHGDMWVNNLMFNNEEEVIFIDFQEGFYGSPGIDWNYLIFTSWQPDVFQNHLDDLIMVYHESLSDILHKLNYQQRIPTVDDVKREIINKGFHGLATATCLLPILINEHPELADPENFVLETEEALKNRRIIFHNTKFAERLKVFLKYFEDMKIL